One genomic window of Cyprinus carpio isolate SPL01 chromosome A23, ASM1834038v1, whole genome shotgun sequence includes the following:
- the LOC109087893 gene encoding alpha-1,3-mannosyl-glycoprotein 4-beta-N-acetylglucosaminyltransferase C-like translates to MRCHLKNIFLLAAGLLILTRVYIYTRKAESGSLKRSLTWIWDKETWMEDLKGHYLHFNVSIKVLAGVFQQSKKYLTVGLSSVKREKGSYLQDTLQSIFSASSEEELDQMVIVVLLADFDVSWIQQTLEKITDEFHTRLSKGQLLVIHANEDNYPPLTGLKRNFNDASDRVSFRSKQNVDYSYLLHFSSNLSQYYIMLEDDVSCSKNFLSSMREHINSMSNSKWVTLEFSKLGYIGKLYQSRDLPILARFLYNFYQEMPCDFLLSHFHRLLTQDKVIRFRPSLFQHMGSYSSFKGTFNNLKDEDFVEEVSDNPPADISTNIETYETNTVDKAYRQGLEYFWGVSPIGPENYILVAFHEPVLISRVQIHTGLDGKDELGYADVELGKTLVKKESGVECSGFDKLGSLQKGQFNEPAVQKLVPATVACLRIRVTAAQTSWAVVRKIQVWTVKAGQTM, encoded by the exons ATGAGATGCCATCTGAAAAACATCTTCCTCCTAGCTGCTGGTCTTCTCATTTTGACCAGGGTCTACATCTACACGCGGAAAGCAGAATCGGGAAGCCTCAAG CGGTCACTGACATGGATCTGGGATAAGGAGACTTGGATGGAAGATCTTAAAGGCCATTACCTCCATTTCAATGTTTCCATTAAAGTTTTGGCAGGAGTCTTCCAGCAGTCCAAGA AGTACCTGACGGTGGGCCTCTCGTCTGTGAAGAGGGAAAAGGGCAGTTATCTTCAGGACACTCTTCAGTCAATCTTCTCtgcctcctcagaggaagagctGGATCAAATGGTCATCGTCGTCCTTCTTGCAGACTTTGATGTGAGCTGGATCCAACAGACATTAGAGAAGATTACAGATGAATTCCACACGCGGCTGTCCAAGGGTCAACTTCTGGTCATCCACGCCAACGAAGACAACTATCCTCCCCTCACAGGACTGAAGAGGAACTTCAATGACGCTTCTGACCGTGTGTCCTTCCGTTCGAAGCAAAATGTGGACTACTCCTATTTGCTCCATTTTAGCAGTAATCTCTCCCAATACTATATCATGCTGGAGGATGACGTTAGCTGTTCAAAGAACTTTCTCTCTAGTATGCGTGAGCACATCAATTCCATGAGCAACTCAAAGTGGGTCACATTGGAATTCTCCAAGTTGGGCTACATCGGAAAACTCTATCAGTCCAGAGATCTGCCCATTCTAGCCCGATTCCTTTATAATTTCTACCAAGAGATGCCCTGCGACTTCCTGCTGTCGCATTTTCACAGATTGTTGACGCAGGATAAAGTCATTCGTTTCCGCCCATCTCTGTTTCAGCACATGGGCTCTTACTCGTCATTTAAGGGAACGTTTAATAATCTCAAGGATGAGGACTTTGTTGAAGAAGTTTCTGATAACCCTCCAGCAGACATTAGCACGAATATTGAAACCTATGAGACCAATACAGTCGACAAAGCTTACAGGCAGGGCTTAGAGTATTTCTGGGGTGTATCACCTATTGGCCCAGAAAACTACATTTTAGTGGCCTTTCACGAACCTGTTCTCATCTCACGTGTCCAAATACATACAGGATTGGATGGGAAAGATGAGCTGGGTTATGCTGATGTGGAACTTGGAAAAACGCTGGTGAAAAAGGAGTCGGGGGTGGAGTGCTCCGGATTTGACAAGCTGGGTTCTCTTCAGAAAGGCCAGTTTAACGAACCAGCAGTCCAGAAACTTGTGCCAGCAACCGTGGCATGTTTACGAATCCGAGTCACTGCAGCCCAAACAAGCTGGGCTGTTGTACGCAAGATCCAGGTTTGGACTGTTAAAGCTGGCCAAACCATGTGA
- the LOC109066636 gene encoding thyrotropin subunit beta — protein sequence MKMKMKMKMLFCSLLFVLGGDVLLACSLKNYTLYVERHECGHCMAINTTMCSGMCFTQDTNVRGFVGKRFLIQRGCMHRSVVYHSAKMPGCPVHIDPLFFYPVARRCRCTKCNTTRNECVYKPKHTPSKCSEHLRAV from the exons atgaagatgaagatgaagatgaagatgttgTTTTGCAGTCTGCTGTTTGTGTTGGGAGGAGATGTTCTCCTGGCCTGCTCTCTGAAGAACTACACGCTGTACGTGGAGAGACACGAGTGTGGTCACTGCATGGCCATCAACACCACCATGTGCAGCGGAATGTGCTTCACACAG gacACAAACGTGAGAGGGTTTGTGGGCAAGCGTTTCCTGATTCAGAGAGGATGCATGCATCGTTCTGTGGTCTATCATTCTGCTAAGATGCCCGGCTGTCCTGTCCACATTGACCCACTCTTCTTTTATCCGGTGGCACGCCGGTGCCGCTGCACAAAATGCAACACTACCAGGAACGAGTgtgtttacaaaccaaaacacacTCCCAGCAAATGCTCCGAGCACCTGCGTGCCGTCTGA
- the LOC109066644 gene encoding mitochondrial glutamate carrier 1-like produces the protein MAQQPISLPAKLINGGVAGLVGVTCVFPIDLAKTRLQNQRGNQRVYKNMMDCLIKTVRSEGYFGMYRGAAVNLTLVTPEKAIKLAANDFFRQQLSTGKLKLSVFQEMLAGCGAGMCQVIVTTPMEMLKIQLQDAGRLVAQQKKLPVLHTVKLGTASPVLNCSYSAGPLSSTRKVSAIQITQELLRTKGIQGLYKGLGATLLRDIPFSVVYFPLFAHINKLGKTSEEDEVPFYWSFISGCVAGCTAAVAVSPCDVVKTRLQSLNKSANEDTYNGVADCIRKIMRKEGPAAFLKGAGCRALVIAPLFGIAQVVYFIGVGEFLLGQTPFNLYSV, from the exons ATGGCTCAACAACCAATAAG CCTCCCTGCCAAGCTCATCAATGGTGGAGTTGCTGGACTGGTGGGTGTTACCTGTGTGTTTCCCATAGATCTCGCCAAGACAAGACTCCAGAACCAAAGAGGAAACCAACGGGTCtacaaaaatat gATGGACTGTCTGATAAAGACTGTTCGATCTGAGGGATACTTTGGAATGTACAGAG GTGCAGCAGTCAACCTGACACTGGTGACTCCTGAGAAGGCCATCAAACTAGCCGCCAATGATTTCTTCCGTCAGCAGCTCAGTACGGGAAA GCTCAAGCTGAGCGTGTTTCAAGAAATGTTGGCTGGCTGCGGGGCAGGGATGTGTCAGGTTATTGTCACAACCCCAATGGAAATGCTTAAGATCCAGCTTCAGGACGCAGGACGACTTG TGGCCCAGCAGAAGAAGTTACCCGTGCTTCACACTGTGAAACTTGGAACAGCCAGTCCAGTCCTGAACTGCTCATACAGTGCAGGTCCATTGTCTTCAACCAGGAAAGTGTCAGCCATTCAGATTACCCAGGAACTGCTTCGCACAAAGGGCATCCAGGGACTTTACAAAGGTCTAGGAGCAACCCTCTTGAG GGACATCCCTTTCTCAGTGGTTTACTTTCCGCTGTTTGCCCACATCAACAAGCTGGGGAAGACATCTGAGGAAGACGAGGTGCCTTTTTACTGGTCTTTTATTTCGGGTTGTGTGGCTGGATGTACAGCGGCTGTGGCAGTCAGTCCTTGTGATG TTGTGAAAACCCGGCTGCAGTCACTCAATAAAAGTGCAAATGAAGACACCTACAATGGTGTGGCAGACTGCATCAG AAAGATAATGCGCAAAGAAGGGCCAGCTGCTTTTCTGAAGGGTGCCGGCTGCAGGGCTCTGGTCATTGCTCCACTCTTTGGAATTGCTCAAGTGGTTTACTTCATCGGTGTTGGGGAGTTTCTTTTAGGGCAAACTCCATTTAACCTTTACTCTGTCTAA